The genomic window CTGATGGGCCATACGGCCCGGCCGGTCAATGTTGAGCGCTTTTTAAAAGCTTTAAGGGAAATTCTGTAGGGCACCTTGAAAAATTGTCTTTTTGCCCAATTACTGCGTTAGGCTCATATTTTAATCCTCAAAATACTAAATGTATTCCTGCGGTTAAAATCTTCGGCTGCCTTGTTCTTGAACAAAAATCCTAATTTTTCAAGACACCCTGTAGTCTGTTTGGCTGAGTAAATTTTTTTTTACGAATCCTGCTGTTGCTCATCGTCTTTTTTGGGCAGGGAACAGCGTTTTTCGAGAATATGACCCTTGTTGTAGATATAGTGGACGATGGTCATGACAAAGATGGTGCCGACACTGATGCCGATCTCCAGAGCATAGGCTTTGTGATCGTAGTGACCAAGTGACATCTCGGCCTCGACAATCAGGATACGGCGAATGCTGGAGATGATGCAGACGTAGATAAATGGGTTGAGTGTGAAAGGGTCTTTTTTCAGAAAGGAGAGGACCGGCCATAAGAGCTCCATGACAATCAGAACCAGCAGAACCATATTGACCGCTTTGAGAAGAGAGTGAACATCATTGAATCTTGCAAAGTAGGTTGCCGCATGGCCGAGCATGCAGAGAGCAATGATGACCAGGGTTAGAGCGACAAAGATATGGACAAGTTCATCGAGGTTAAAAAGTTGGCGGATGATGCGGCAGAAAAACTTATCGGTTTTAGGGGAAGCAGTGTCGCATTTTTTGTCCATTATGAGAACTCCAACCTGATCTGCGTACAAATCTTTTTTATGTTTTTTAAGTTTTTTCGATTGGCTGCCGGCGTCAGGCGGGAGGGCAACGGTCGCAAATTTCAATAGTGTTAAATATAATTAAGTTAGTTGTGAAAAGCAAGTTGATTTTTTCGATTGACGAATGTTTCCATTTACTCTACTTTCTAAGCCCTGGAAGCGTTTTGGGAAAAATTACGGCTTTTACTATGATCTGCCTGATGGTCGACACGGGGTTTTGAGGTTCACGAGAGACGTCTGGGGATCAGTGTTGAGGAGTATATGGAACTGATTTTGTCGGCAAAACCGGTTTCTCTGAAAGGTCTTTCGGAGGTTGACCTGAAGGGGGTCAAGGCCGGTAAGGCTTACAACGGGATGACCAAAAAAGGGGTAATGGCGGCTTTGGGTTATCCCGCCGCCCATGAGACCCCATCGCTTGATGATAACCAGTGGAAGTATTGGCGTAACCGCTTTCGCACCGTGGTGGTCGAGTTTAACACTAATGGGATCGTGAGCAATGTAAGATATTGATATATCTGTCTATAGCTATACTAGATAAATTTAATACTTTTTTCATACTTTAGAAGTTCTCGTTGTCTTTTTTTCATACTTTAGTGCTATTTACATCAATAAAAAAATCGGCTAATATTGGAACACAATGTAAAAATCCAATAGCCGCTTTGAGGGGTAAAGGATAAAATTTTGGTGCCATGTTTCAGGTGCCGGTATGATAAATTGGGAGGAAAAGATGAACAAGAGAATTTTGATCAGAGTGTTGGTTGTGGTCGCAATGCTAATTGGTTGTGCTTCATGGGCTGGGGCTTGGAGTTATAGTACATCTGCTTGGGATAACAGCGCCGGTCCGGTGGTTAGCGGTTCAACCATTGATATGGATTTTTATTTTGGTGAAAGTGATGACCATGCTACCTTTGAATATGGTGAAACTGATGCAATGGGTTCTTTTGTTAATTTTTCCGATGGGGATCCCGCTAACAGATCAGTCAATGGTCAAGTTTATCTTGGCTTGACACCTTTTCAATCAAGTGGTACCCCGACTCAGTTTACATT from Pseudomonadota bacterium includes these protein-coding regions:
- the bamE gene encoding outer membrane protein assembly factor BamE encodes the protein MELILSAKPVSLKGLSEVDLKGVKAGKAYNGMTKKGVMAALGYPAAHETPSLDDNQWKYWRNRFRTVVVEFNTNGIVSNVRY